In Humulus lupulus chromosome 7, drHumLupu1.1, whole genome shotgun sequence, the following are encoded in one genomic region:
- the LOC133788917 gene encoding ubiquitin-like-specific protease 1 yields MSKSSSKDMSKPPMTSPHLSSAGSHVNPENTLTEGQPFADHIMNRIHVSLQFMVREFCRVKGINSVASIPVDPTFMNRESIFLTSEDVEQVSTLHMIGGSAMIFGLRCIWESLFPNQRVYYKFYDIERLSINNVNDVERSTIDLANWLMTMDRVGQLYFIPWNIREHWMLVIAMPKGKIVFLDPLKSHKHPEEIDSMIMSAYYRASSNALLGNPTKIFNVTCPRQPQSHECGFYVLKYIRDLVRASNAMTTLKEKFGGKTQYCEIADLLPIQHEWLGKLMTYIYQ; encoded by the exons atgtcaaaaagttcATCCAAGGATATGTCAAAACCTCCTATGACTAGCCCGcatctgtcatcagctgggtctcacgtcaatccagaaaacactctgaccgaaggccaaccatttgccgatcacatcatgaatcgcatccatgttagccttcaatttatggtgagagaattttgcagagttaagggaataaactCAGTCGCCTCCATTCCAGTGGACCCAacattcatgaatcgcgagtcaatattcctaacttcagaggatgtggaacaagtttctaccttgcatatgattggaggctcagcaatgatattcggattaag atgcatttgggagtccctatttccaaatcagcgtgtctattacaagttttatgacattgaacgtcttagcattaataatgttaacgatgtagagcgatcaaccattgacttggcgaattggttgatgaccatggatagagttggtcaactttactttataccttggaacatacg ggaacattggatgttggtgattgctatgccaaaaggaaaaatcgtgttcttagatccattgaaatcacacaaacatccagaagaaattgattcaatgataatgag tgcatattatagagcttcttccaatgcattactcggcaatcccacaaagatattcaatgttacatgtccaagacaaccacaaagtcatgaatgtggtttttatgtcttgaagtacattagagatcttgtacgggcatcaaatgcaatgactaccctaaaagaaaaa tttggtgggaagacgcaatattgtgagattgcagacctcttgccaatccaacacgaatggttaggcaaattgatgacatacatttatcagtaa